In the Candidatus Latescibacterota bacterium genome, one interval contains:
- a CDS encoding IS1595 family transposase has protein sequence MSQLSAQYFHDEQAAREYLEKVRWPDGVVCPHCGGMDKAYKLEGKSTRPGLYKCGHCRKPFTVTVGTLFERSHIPLHKWLLAAYLLCSSKKGISSHQLHRTLDVTYKTAWFMSHRIRAAMKDSFFVKKIGGGGNIVEADETYWGTKYPKPAGARGYAHKESIFSLVERGGHVRSFHVNTVTGKTLKPIMQGQINRDTHIVTDEMGAYKDTDRLFEQHSVVTHSKGEYVRGPVHTNTIEGFFSILKRGLVGIYQHVGSQHLKRYIGEYDFRYNHRHIGDIQRTIIALRGIAGKRLMYCAPQAR, from the coding sequence ATGAGCCAACTTTCCGCGCAATACTTCCATGATGAACAGGCGGCACGTGAGTACCTTGAAAAGGTTCGCTGGCCTGATGGCGTTGTCTGCCCACATTGCGGCGGTATGGACAAGGCTTACAAGCTTGAGGGTAAGTCTACACGCCCTGGACTGTACAAGTGCGGCCACTGTCGCAAGCCGTTTACGGTGACGGTAGGGACGTTGTTCGAGCGCAGTCACATTCCCCTGCACAAGTGGCTGCTTGCTGCTTACTTGCTTTGTTCCAGCAAGAAGGGGATCAGCAGCCACCAGCTTCATCGGACTCTCGATGTCACCTACAAAACCGCTTGGTTCATGTCTCACCGTATCCGTGCGGCCATGAAAGACTCTTTCTTCGTCAAGAAGATCGGCGGAGGCGGTAATATCGTTGAGGCCGATGAAACCTATTGGGGAACCAAATACCCAAAGCCAGCCGGTGCGCGGGGCTATGCGCACAAGGAGAGTATCTTCTCTCTGGTTGAGCGTGGTGGGCATGTCCGTTCCTTCCACGTCAATACCGTTACGGGCAAGACACTCAAGCCGATCATGCAAGGCCAGATCAACAGGGATACCCATATCGTCACCGATGAAATGGGAGCCTACAAGGACACTGACAGGCTGTTTGAGCAGCACAGCGTTGTAACCCATAGCAAGGGCGAGTATGTCCGTGGCCCTGTCCATACGAACACCATTGAAGGATTCTTTAGTATCCTCAAGCGTGGCCTTGTCGGTATTTATCAGCATGTTGGCTCTCAGCATCTTAAGCGTTACATTGGAGAATATGACTTCCGGTATAACCACCGCCACATCGGCGATATTCAACGAACCATTATTGCCCTGCGCGGTATCGCCGGTAAACGTCTCATGTACTGCGCTCCACAAGCGAGGTAA
- a CDS encoding DUF3450 domain-containing protein, translating into MEKIANSNPSPKAQTGIIPDKFKHGLYFILGIGNSIVAALIYFSQSTLAYIALTIIVVAALIRLHQFHKALDLKAKQESEDRLSQIQSEKDTLQIRYDELTIKSERLKTDKKHLSIQIQQLETQEKQLKAQLDQLNLERLKILEGRIPLLKEIWDRQGQIVDTLKCDQNLSDKDREYLWNSVACLKGKSPDGNPFKE; encoded by the coding sequence ATGGAAAAGATTGCAAATAGTAACCCCAGCCCAAAAGCTCAGACCGGTATCATCCCGGACAAGTTTAAACATGGCCTTTATTTCATTCTTGGAATTGGCAATTCCATTGTAGCGGCGTTGATATATTTTAGCCAATCGACTTTGGCATACATCGCGTTGACAATCATAGTTGTCGCCGCTCTTATCCGCCTTCATCAATTTCATAAAGCCCTCGATTTAAAAGCCAAACAGGAAAGTGAAGATCGCTTAAGTCAAATTCAATCCGAAAAGGACACTCTGCAAATTCGCTATGATGAACTCACCATCAAGTCAGAACGGCTTAAAACTGATAAAAAGCATTTATCTATTCAAATCCAACAACTTGAAACCCAAGAGAAACAGCTTAAAGCCCAATTGGATCAACTTAATCTTGAGCGACTAAAAATACTTGAAGGAAGAATTCCCCTACTCAAAGAGATTTGGGATCGCCAAGGGCAGATAGTTGATACCCTGAAATGCGATCAAAATCTTTCAGATAAAGACCGCGAATATCTTTGGAATTCAGTTGCATGCTTAAAAGGCAAATCACCCGATGGTAATCCTTTCAAGGAGTAA